From a single Candidatus Izimaplasma bacterium HR1 genomic region:
- a CDS encoding DNA-binding transcriptional activator YeiL — MTVKQFHNILNNKINKTRNDNELIELLNSFDDDILHRCKIVTIKKNHTLLKMGDNIEYMYIIVHGQTRVVNVFENGKLYEPVLINDNEIIGTMEILQNYPTYISSIYTTYDTKLIRITKQDTLKLLNENLLFTKLILKCISKDFFNQSFHQGEKLIQNSMFLLVDYLLRQVETSRDKKITTITNTREVISNRTGINLRTLYRNIKRLRELELLDVIDRKIVIKENQSKQLYKYYDRLRGK, encoded by the coding sequence ATGACAGTAAAGCAATTCCACAATATACTTAATAATAAAATAAATAAAACAAGGAATGATAATGAGTTGATCGAACTACTAAATTCATTTGATGATGACATTTTACATAGATGTAAAATCGTTACTATAAAGAAGAACCATACTCTTCTTAAGATGGGTGACAATATTGAATACATGTATATAATTGTTCATGGACAGACTAGAGTTGTTAATGTATTTGAGAATGGTAAATTATATGAACCAGTTCTTATCAATGATAATGAGATAATCGGTACAATGGAAATCCTGCAAAATTATCCAACATATATTTCATCTATTTATACTACTTATGATACAAAGTTAATCAGAATAACTAAACAAGATACACTTAAATTACTAAATGAGAACTTGCTCTTTACTAAACTTATCTTAAAGTGTATCTCTAAAGATTTCTTTAATCAAAGTTTCCATCAAGGTGAAAAGTTAATTCAGAACTCGATGTTTCTACTTGTAGATTACTTATTACGTCAAGTAGAAACTTCACGAGATAAGAAAATTACAACAATCACAAATACTAGAGAGGTTATTTCTAACAGGACGGGAATAAACTTACGAACATTATACCGTAATATCAAACGATTAAGAGAACTAGAATTACTTGATGTGATAGATAGAAAGATTGTTATTAAAGAAAACCAAAGTAAACAACTTTATAAGTATTACGATAGATTAAGAGGAAAATAA